In the genome of Mucisphaera calidilacus, one region contains:
- a CDS encoding MFS transporter: MLEYIAGFRPSAQPLMTRPTYERELWTAMAMPIAVSMVEGGVVGILAKKAFDVSPIVFAAIQAAPMFANVTSLGWAMLARGRPKVPFITGMMVVVLLCVAGIALLPTGGVLGSWLLALLVIASRCLLAGVVTLRSVVWRNNYPRHVRAQITGRLSLVVSLVVAVAPVVGYGFLDRGPENFRILYPVAALLAVVGVVSFSRVRLRQEASLLAYENRSDVEPVPKGETGAVYEYEALPRDTFWSVLRKDGAFRTYMFWQFIAGMSMMSGETVVVYVIAEQTAGWSYEYLLSVLLSTSVPMLVAVALMPTWARYLDRVHIAKFRTRQGWFWALAQGLNLMGALLGSLSLIGLARAVIGMVRAGGMLAWNLGHNDFADRRLVSIYMGIHVTLTGVRGAIAPFLGILLYAGWSERDLGGGVVLPGFEGLGSWFFAVSLGLAVLAWAGFARMAREAESVAGS, from the coding sequence ATGCTGGAATACATCGCGGGTTTTCGGCCATCGGCTCAGCCGCTGATGACGCGGCCGACGTACGAGCGTGAGTTGTGGACGGCGATGGCGATGCCGATCGCGGTGTCGATGGTCGAGGGCGGCGTGGTGGGGATTCTGGCGAAGAAGGCTTTTGATGTTTCGCCGATCGTTTTCGCGGCGATCCAGGCGGCGCCGATGTTCGCGAACGTGACGAGTCTGGGTTGGGCGATGCTGGCGCGGGGCAGGCCGAAGGTGCCGTTCATCACGGGGATGATGGTGGTGGTGCTGTTGTGCGTGGCGGGGATCGCGTTGTTGCCGACGGGTGGCGTGTTGGGTTCGTGGTTGCTGGCGTTGCTGGTGATCGCGTCTCGGTGTCTGCTGGCGGGTGTGGTGACGCTCCGGAGCGTGGTGTGGCGGAACAATTATCCGCGTCACGTTCGGGCGCAGATCACGGGTCGTTTGTCGCTGGTGGTGAGTCTGGTGGTGGCGGTGGCGCCGGTGGTGGGGTACGGCTTTCTGGATCGCGGGCCGGAGAACTTCCGGATTCTGTATCCGGTGGCGGCGTTGCTGGCGGTGGTGGGTGTGGTGTCGTTTTCGCGGGTGCGTTTGCGTCAGGAGGCGAGTCTGCTGGCGTACGAGAATCGGTCTGATGTGGAGCCGGTGCCGAAGGGTGAGACGGGCGCGGTGTATGAGTATGAGGCGTTGCCACGGGACACGTTCTGGTCGGTGTTGCGGAAGGACGGTGCGTTTCGGACGTACATGTTCTGGCAGTTCATCGCGGGGATGTCGATGATGTCGGGCGAGACGGTGGTGGTGTACGTGATTGCGGAGCAGACGGCGGGCTGGTCGTATGAGTATCTGCTGTCGGTGTTGTTGTCGACGTCGGTGCCGATGCTGGTGGCGGTGGCGTTGATGCCGACGTGGGCGCGTTATCTGGATCGGGTGCACATCGCGAAGTTCCGGACGCGTCAGGGCTGGTTCTGGGCGTTGGCTCAGGGATTGAATCTGATGGGCGCGTTGCTGGGTTCGTTGTCGCTGATCGGTTTGGCGCGTGCGGTGATCGGGATGGTTCGTGCGGGTGGGATGCTGGCGTGGAACCTGGGTCACAATGATTTTGCGGACCGTCGGCTGGTGTCGATTTACATGGGGATCCACGTGACGCTGACGGGTGTGCGTGGCGCGATTGCGCCGTTCCTGGGGATTCTGCTTTATGCGGGGTGGTCGGAGCGTGATTTGGGGGGTGGCGTGGTGCTGCCGGGGTTCGAGGGATTGGGGAGTTGGTTTTTTGCGGTGTCGTTGGGATTGGCGGTGCTGGCGTGGGCGGGTTTTGCCCGGATGGCGCGGGAGGCTGAGTCGGTGGCGGGGTCATGA
- a CDS encoding SAM-dependent methyltransferase — protein sequence MTSESTPSESSGGFVSRAGAKLEAALTAFNIDVAGLACADLGCSTGGFTDCLIQRQAARVYAVDTAYGELAWKLRQHPNVITLERQNALHLDPNGPHHRPKTAKLFDDFQGVHLVTIDLGWTKLNKALPAALQWLRHDQPTTIIPLIKPHYESGQHQLSDAEAQRISHDVAETLANDQIQLKDLIPSPVRGGKGNNLEFLAHLAINPS from the coding sequence ATGACCAGCGAATCCACCCCTTCAGAATCCTCCGGCGGATTCGTCTCCCGCGCCGGCGCCAAACTCGAAGCCGCCCTCACCGCCTTCAACATCGACGTCGCCGGACTCGCCTGCGCCGACCTCGGCTGCTCCACCGGCGGATTCACCGACTGCCTCATCCAACGCCAAGCCGCACGCGTCTACGCCGTCGATACCGCCTATGGCGAACTCGCCTGGAAACTCCGACAACACCCCAACGTCATCACCCTCGAACGACAAAACGCGCTCCACCTCGACCCCAACGGACCCCACCACCGACCCAAAACCGCCAAGCTCTTCGACGACTTCCAAGGCGTGCACCTCGTCACCATCGACCTCGGCTGGACCAAACTCAACAAAGCCCTCCCCGCCGCGCTCCAATGGTTGCGACACGACCAGCCCACCACCATCATCCCCCTCATCAAACCCCACTACGAATCCGGACAACACCAACTCTCCGACGCCGAAGCCCAACGCATCAGCCACGACGTCGCAGAAACGCTCGCCAACGACCAGATCCAACTCAAAGACCTCATCCCCTCACCCGTCCGAGGCGGCAAGGGCAACAACCTCGAATTCCTCGCCCACCTCGCCATCAACCCCTCATGA
- a CDS encoding P-loop NTPase family protein, which yields MMQRICVVGPCGSGKSWLASRLGERLGLPVVHMDRLYWKPGWVEGTQEELRAKLEEVVAGERWVIDGNYAGTLGMRLARADAVVWLDYGRWVYRRRLLWRQVAGRFRGRPDMAEGCRETFDPEFLRYAWDFEKTGGVALREALAGVPAGVEVLRFRRPGEAAGWLGEGQKFRPAPRA from the coding sequence ATGATGCAGCGGATTTGTGTGGTTGGGCCTTGCGGGTCAGGCAAGAGTTGGCTGGCGTCTCGTCTGGGCGAGCGTCTGGGTTTGCCGGTGGTGCACATGGATCGGCTGTACTGGAAGCCGGGTTGGGTGGAGGGGACGCAGGAGGAGCTTCGTGCGAAGCTGGAGGAGGTGGTGGCGGGGGAGCGTTGGGTGATTGACGGGAATTATGCGGGGACGCTTGGGATGCGGCTGGCGCGAGCGGACGCGGTGGTGTGGCTGGACTACGGGAGGTGGGTGTATCGGCGGCGGTTGTTGTGGCGTCAGGTGGCGGGTCGTTTTCGGGGTCGGCCGGACATGGCGGAGGGGTGTCGGGAGACGTTTGATCCGGAGTTCTTGAGGTACGCGTGGGATTTCGAGAAGACGGGTGGTGTTGCGCTGCGTGAGGCGTTGGCGGGTGTTCCGGCGGGTGTTGAGGTGTTGCGTTTTCGTCGGCCGGGTGAGGCGGCGGGGTGGTTGGGGGAGGGTCAGAAGTTCAGGCCGGCGCCGAGGGCGTAG
- a CDS encoding HesB/IscA family protein: MGITISETAAREISTIIDQQELDRQKVRLRVGVKGGGCSGFSYLLDLTETARDADEEFDQHGIKVVCDPKSYLYLNGVSIDFKDEVMGRGFVFNNPNATSSCGCGSSFSA; encoded by the coding sequence ATGGGCATCACCATCAGCGAAACCGCCGCACGCGAGATCAGCACCATCATCGACCAGCAGGAACTCGACCGCCAGAAGGTCCGCCTCCGCGTCGGCGTCAAGGGTGGCGGCTGCTCCGGCTTCTCCTACCTCCTCGACCTCACCGAAACCGCTCGCGACGCCGACGAAGAGTTCGACCAGCACGGCATCAAGGTCGTCTGCGACCCCAAGTCCTACCTCTACCTCAACGGCGTCTCCATCGACTTCAAAGACGAAGTCATGGGACGTGGCTTCGTCTTCAACAACCCCAACGCCACCTCCTCCTGCGGCTGCGGATCCTCTTTCTCCGCCTAA
- the iscU gene encoding Fe-S cluster assembly scaffold IscU gives MAYSGKVIDHYENPRNVGTLDKDATTVGTGVVGAPECGDVMRLQIQVNPDTGVIEDAKFKTFGCGSAIASSSLATEWLKGKTIHEAEDIKNTQIVEELSLPPVKIHCSVLAEDAIKAAIHDYEHKNGLEHDD, from the coding sequence ATGGCATACAGCGGAAAAGTCATCGACCACTACGAAAACCCACGCAACGTCGGGACACTCGACAAGGACGCCACCACCGTCGGCACAGGCGTCGTCGGCGCCCCCGAGTGTGGCGACGTCATGCGACTCCAGATCCAGGTCAACCCCGACACAGGCGTCATCGAAGACGCCAAGTTCAAGACCTTCGGCTGCGGGTCCGCCATCGCCTCCTCCTCACTCGCCACCGAGTGGCTCAAAGGCAAAACCATCCACGAGGCCGAGGACATCAAAAACACGCAGATCGTCGAGGAACTCTCCCTCCCGCCCGTGAAAATCCACTGCTCCGTCCTCGCCGAAGACGCCATCAAGGCCGCCATCCACGACTACGAGCACAAAAACGGCCTCGAACACGACGACTGA
- a CDS encoding IscS subfamily cysteine desulfurase: MTLKLPIYMDHNATTPMDPRVLDAMLPYFTEHFGNASSRNHSFGWAAEDAVDKARQQVASLINASPKEIIWTSGATESNNIAIKGAADMYAKQGKHIISAVHEHKAVLDPCKRLQREGYDVTFLEPGQDGVIYAEQVREAIRDDTILVSVMWANNEVGTANEIPEIGAICKDKGVLFHTDATQWVGKMPTDVEAAGIDLLSATAHKMYGPKGAGFLYVRRRKPRVRLAPIIEGGGHERGMRSGTLNVTGIVGLGAACEICANEMQSEAERLTALRDRLVDGITGQIETAVLNGHKTRRLPHTANISFPYVEGESLMMAMKEIAVSSGSACTSASLEPSYVLKALGAGDEIAHSSIRFGLGRFNTEEEVDYTVQQVVKSVNHLLAMSPLYDMVKEGIDLATVQWGAH, translated from the coding sequence ATGACCCTCAAGCTCCCCATCTACATGGACCACAACGCGACCACACCCATGGACCCCAGGGTGCTCGACGCCATGCTCCCCTACTTCACCGAGCACTTCGGCAACGCCTCCAGCCGCAACCACAGCTTCGGCTGGGCCGCCGAGGACGCCGTCGACAAGGCACGACAGCAGGTCGCCTCCCTCATCAACGCCTCCCCCAAGGAGATCATCTGGACCTCCGGCGCCACCGAGTCCAACAACATCGCCATCAAGGGCGCCGCGGACATGTACGCCAAACAGGGCAAACACATCATCTCCGCCGTCCACGAACACAAGGCCGTCCTCGACCCCTGCAAACGACTCCAACGCGAGGGCTACGACGTCACCTTCCTCGAACCCGGACAGGATGGCGTCATCTACGCCGAACAGGTCCGAGAGGCAATCCGCGACGACACCATCCTCGTCTCCGTCATGTGGGCCAACAACGAGGTCGGCACCGCCAACGAAATCCCCGAGATCGGCGCGATCTGCAAGGACAAAGGCGTCCTCTTCCACACCGACGCCACGCAGTGGGTCGGCAAAATGCCCACCGACGTCGAAGCCGCCGGCATCGACCTCCTCTCCGCCACCGCACATAAAATGTACGGACCCAAGGGCGCCGGATTCCTCTACGTCCGACGACGCAAGCCACGCGTCCGGCTCGCTCCCATCATCGAGGGCGGCGGCCACGAACGCGGCATGCGCTCCGGAACCCTCAACGTCACCGGCATCGTCGGTCTCGGCGCCGCCTGCGAGATCTGCGCCAACGAAATGCAATCCGAGGCCGAACGACTCACCGCACTCCGCGACCGACTCGTCGACGGCATCACCGGACAGATCGAAACCGCCGTCCTCAACGGCCACAAGACCCGACGACTCCCCCACACCGCCAACATCTCCTTCCCCTACGTCGAGGGCGAGTCCCTCATGATGGCCATGAAGGAAATCGCCGTCTCCTCCGGCTCCGCATGCACCTCCGCGTCACTCGAGCCCAGCTACGTCCTCAAGGCACTCGGCGCAGGCGACGAGATCGCGCACAGCTCCATCCGCTTCGGACTCGGACGATTCAACACCGAGGAAGAAGTCGATTACACCGTCCAGCAGGTCGTCAAGTCCGTCAACCACCTGCTCGCCATGAGCCCCCTCTACGACATGGTCAAAGAAGGCATCGACCTCGCCACCGTCCAGTGGGGCGCTCACTGA
- a CDS encoding RrF2 family transcriptional regulator — translation MLSLTKKADYALVALTHLAGNHDEHTPPTSARHIADAYQLPLALLMNILKDLAAADIVASTRGARGGYHLQRQPDAITLLDVFTALEGPIHLVQCCDDADERNKSCRHHGSCPIENPMQRLDRRMRAFFHSVTLDDLVTDKPDPIPTTPLASNNGKTPTLNVLNREKQP, via the coding sequence ATGCTTAGCCTGACCAAAAAAGCCGACTACGCACTGGTTGCCCTCACCCACCTCGCCGGCAACCACGACGAGCACACGCCACCCACCAGCGCCAGGCACATCGCCGACGCCTACCAGCTACCCCTCGCCCTGCTCATGAACATCCTCAAAGACCTCGCCGCCGCAGACATCGTCGCCTCCACACGCGGGGCACGAGGCGGATACCACCTCCAACGACAACCCGACGCCATCACCCTCCTCGACGTCTTCACCGCACTCGAAGGACCCATCCACCTCGTCCAGTGCTGCGACGACGCCGACGAACGCAACAAGTCCTGCCGGCACCATGGCAGCTGCCCCATCGAGAACCCCATGCAGCGACTCGACCGACGCATGAGAGCCTTCTTCCACTCGGTCACCCTCGACGACCTCGTCACCGACAAGCCCGACCCGATCCCCACGACCCCGCTAGCATCTAACAACGGCAAAACGCCAACCCTCAACGTTCTGAACCGAGAAAAACAACCATGA
- a CDS encoding adenylate kinase family protein: MSLYKSMLLFGAPGSGKGTQGAILGRIPGFYHCSCGDVFRSIDLHSDLGKVFYEYSSRGELVPDEVTVQMWAKVIHAHSVLSQYKPHVDLLILDGIPRTLRQAELMDEHIEVLKIVHLECDNEEEMFDRLRKRALKANRHDDADERVIRNRWKVYEEETAPVLDHYPSEKIISVNSLGSPAEILHDILEVVTPIQQEHFAAFSG, translated from the coding sequence ATGTCTCTGTATAAGTCGATGTTGTTGTTCGGGGCCCCGGGTTCGGGCAAGGGCACGCAGGGTGCGATTCTGGGTCGGATTCCGGGTTTTTATCACTGCTCGTGTGGCGACGTGTTTCGGTCGATCGACCTGCACAGCGACCTTGGGAAGGTGTTTTATGAGTATTCGTCGCGGGGCGAGCTGGTGCCTGACGAGGTGACGGTTCAGATGTGGGCGAAGGTGATCCACGCGCACTCGGTGTTGAGTCAGTACAAGCCGCACGTGGATCTGCTGATTCTGGACGGGATACCGCGGACGCTGCGCCAGGCGGAGCTGATGGATGAGCACATCGAGGTGTTGAAGATTGTGCACCTGGAGTGTGACAACGAGGAGGAGATGTTTGACCGGTTGCGCAAGCGTGCGTTGAAGGCGAACCGTCATGACGATGCGGATGAGCGTGTGATCCGGAACCGGTGGAAGGTTTACGAGGAGGAGACGGCGCCGGTGCTGGATCATTACCCGTCGGAGAAGATCATTTCGGTGAATTCGCTGGGGTCGCCAGCCGAGATCCTGCACGACATTCTGGAGGTCGTGACGCCTATTCAGCAGGAGCACTTTGCGGCATTCAGCGGCTGA
- a CDS encoding Hpt domain-containing protein produces the protein MSQVPEPLLSEFADDPDMRELVEMFVEELPGRVSSIEAALAEGLLEDLARLSHQLKGAAGGYGFMPITDAAREVEALAKSGAELDALRGEVDALLGLCRRAQA, from the coding sequence ATGAGTCAGGTTCCCGAGCCTTTGCTCAGTGAGTTCGCCGACGATCCGGACATGCGTGAACTGGTTGAGATGTTCGTGGAGGAGTTGCCGGGGCGTGTGTCATCGATCGAGGCGGCTTTGGCGGAGGGTTTGCTGGAGGACCTGGCGCGTCTGTCGCATCAGTTGAAGGGTGCGGCGGGTGGTTATGGGTTTATGCCGATCACGGATGCGGCGCGTGAGGTCGAGGCGTTGGCGAAGTCCGGCGCCGAGTTGGATGCGTTGCGTGGCGAGGTGGACGCGTTGCTGGGGTTGTGTCGTCGGGCGCAGGCCTGA